In Truepera sp., the sequence CCTTGTGGTCGGGCTTGCCGGTCCTCAACGTGCCGCCGCCGGGATCGCTCACGAGCGTGATGGGGTCGGGTTCGAGGGGTGATTCCTGACGCTTCGCCGCGCCGGGCGGCGGTTGCGGTGAGGAAGGCCGCGGTTTCAGCTCGTCGGGATCGACGCGCATGTCGGTCCGAGTGGCCGAGACGCTGGGTGAGGCGCCCATGGTGCCGGCCACGTCGTGCGGGTCGTAGTCGATGCCGGCCTCGGGAGCGCGCGGCACGGGGGTGAACTCGAGGGACTCGAGGTCGAGCGGCCCCCTCCCGACGCTCGTGGATTCCGGGGTGGTGGGCAGGACGATGTCGACGAAGCCCGCGGACGGGACCGTGACGGCGCCGCCGGCAAGCCGCCGAACGGTGGCTTGCAGCGCCGCGACGTCGGTGGCGTTCTTGCCAGTCACCGAGGCGCGCAGCGCGGCGGCCACCTCAGTGCTGATCCCCTGTGCGCCTAGCTCGAGCAGCGCCTTCACGCCGTCCGTGAGGTCGGCCCGTAGTGCGGCGTCGAGTGCGGGGTTGGGCGTCACCTGGCCTGACGCCGGCGCTGGTGGCGTACCGGCCCGCCAGGGCACGCCGTAACCCTCCAGGTAGAGGCGTTTCCCGGCCCGGAGGAAGCGGCCTGGACCGATGCCGCCGTGGGCGAGTCCCTTGCGGGCCGCGTCCCTCAGCAGGGTCAGGGTCTGCAGCACGAACTGATCGTCCACCACGGCCTCGCCGGGCGCGACCAGGGTCGAGCCGCTCGGGTAGGCCGCCACCAACGTCCCCTTCTCGCCCTCGGTCCACGACGCGAGCACGGTCGGGACGCCCTCCAGGTCGAGCGAGCCTTGGCTCAGCAGGGGCTCACCGGGAAAGTCGTAGATGAGGACCGAGAGGCCCGTGACGACGTCCACTCCCATGCTGGTCACGACCTGGCCGTCGTGCCTCAGTTCCTGGTTGCGCTGAAAACGCCCGCTTTGGTCCACGCGTATGTGAGTATAGCCAGCCTTCGGGGGCGCCACAAGGCGCGGGTTGCCACTCCGGCATGCCATTCGGCGGCCCGGCACACCGCGCTCCGTCACCCAGCGTGACGCCGGTAGGGGTGCGCGCTGTTACGCTTGAACAACTTATGGAAGTCACCCGAGAACGCGTACTGGAGGCCCTCAAGGGCGTCAACGACCCGGAACTGCACCAAGACCTCGTCACGCTGGGAATGGTCGACTCCGTCGACATCGACGGCGACAACGTCAGGCTCGAGATCACGCTGACGACTCCCGCGTGCCCGTTGAAGGCGAAGATCGAGGCCGACATCCGGGCCGCGGTCAAGCAGGTCGTCGGAGCGGTTCACCTCGACATCGAGTTCGGCTCCAAGGTCCGCGGACCGTCACAGATGCCGCTCCCGGGCATCCGCAACGTCATCGCCGTGGGATCGGGCAAGGGCGGGGTGGGGAAGTCGACCATCGCGGCCAACCTTGCCGCCTCGCTGAGCTTGGAGGGCGCCAAAGTCGGGCTGCTGGACGCAGACATCTACGGTCCCAGCCAGGGAAAGATGTACGGCGTCGAGGGCAAGCGCCTGATGGCCGACGACGAGAAGCACATCCTCCCGCTGCGCAACCACGGCGTGAAGGTCATCTCGATAGCCAACCTGGTAGAGGACGGCCAGGCCCTCACCTGGCGGGGCCCCATCCTCCACGGCACCCTCACCCAACTCCTGAAGCAGACCGTCTGGGGCGAGCTCGACTACCTGGTCATCGACCTGCCGCCGGGAACGGGCGACGTGCAGCTCTCGCTCTCCCAGCTCGTGCCCGTGACGGGCATGGTGCTGGTCACGACGCCGCAGGACATGGCGTTGGTCGACGTGCGCCGCGCCTACACCATGGCGCGCAAGACACACATCCCCGTCCTCGGGGTCATCGAGAACATGAGCTATTACGCCCTACCAGACGGCACCAAGGATCACATCTTCGGTGAGGGTGGCGCGACCCGGTGGGCCGAGGCCGAGCGCCTGCCCCTGCTGGCGCAGGTGCCGATCACCCGGGCCCTGCGCGAGAGCGGCGACAGCGGCACCCCGCTCGTGATAGCCGACCCCGAAGACCCCAGCGCCATCGAGTTGCGCCGCGCGGCGCGCCTGATGGCCGGCCAGGTGAGCATCCAGTCCGTCAACGCCCTCCCGGTGGTGGGTTAGCGGGCGCGCGTGGCGGCCGGGTAACCGGCGGCCCAACGGCTTTGCAACGGCCGGCGGTGGGTTAGCGATGCGGTGGGCCCCGTTCGAGGGGCCGCGGTGCTATCATCCGCCCAGCGGGAAGAGTAGGCGCCGCCGTACCCGCCAGAGAGTTCGCGCCGGAGCTAGTGGCCGGGTGTGAGCGCGAACCGGGTACGGGTGCCGAACGTCCCCCGCCGAGAGGCCTTCGGGGCCTCCCCGGGGCAGAAAGCCGGCGCCCCTGCTTGGCCGGCCAGTAGAGCCCCCGCAGGCCGCCGCGACAGTGCGGTTTCCAGAGCGCCCCCCGGGCAGGGGGGAAGTGCGGTGGTACCGCGGGGTCCTAGCCTCGTCCGCAAGCAGCCGGGCGGGGCCGTTTTGCGTTGCTACCCTCCCGGCGGACGCCAAGGCGCTAACGCCGGAGGAGAGCATGACGCGAGAGCCAAGCAGAGAAGCACCATTCGAGGGAGAAGCCGCGGCCGAGCTGGCCAGCCGCTACGACCCCGCCGCCCTGGAGTCGCGCTGGGTCCGGAGGTGGGCCGAGCAGCCTTTCGTGGCGGACCCCCATAGCGACAAGGAACCCTTCTGCATCGTCATCCCGCCCCCCAACGTCACGGGCAACCTGCACCTGGGCCATGCGTTCGACAACACGATCATCGACGTCCTCATCCGCTTCAAGCGCATGCAGGGGTTCGAGACCCTCTTCCAGCCGGGCACCGACCACGCTGGTATCAGCACGCAGGTGGTGGTCGAG encodes:
- a CDS encoding Mrp/NBP35 family ATP-binding protein, which translates into the protein MEVTRERVLEALKGVNDPELHQDLVTLGMVDSVDIDGDNVRLEITLTTPACPLKAKIEADIRAAVKQVVGAVHLDIEFGSKVRGPSQMPLPGIRNVIAVGSGKGGVGKSTIAANLAASLSLEGAKVGLLDADIYGPSQGKMYGVEGKRLMADDEKHILPLRNHGVKVISIANLVEDGQALTWRGPILHGTLTQLLKQTVWGELDYLVIDLPPGTGDVQLSLSQLVPVTGMVLVTTPQDMALVDVRRAYTMARKTHIPVLGVIENMSYYALPDGTKDHIFGEGGATRWAEAERLPLLAQVPITRALRESGDSGTPLVIADPEDPSAIELRRAARLMAGQVSIQSVNALPVVG